The genomic stretch TCCAGGACGACGCAGAGAAATTTCGCTGATCTGACCACCGTTTCTCCTCGCGCACGCTGTGCGCCGCCATAGGCCGTGCGCGCGGATGTCCTCGCCTTCGCCTTGCAAGCCCCGAGCACCGAATATGACGGCGCAGCCGCCGCGATCCTCATCGGACAAACCACTCGGCGAACCATGATATTCCGAGGAAGAACACGGCGCCGATAAAGATCAATGGGGTAGCCAGATTTCTGTAGAATCTCGCTCTGGGATCTGCGCCCGGTTTCGTGCCAATGACGCCGTAAGCCAGAACGGCAAAACCGGCGGCGCCAAGCAGGAGGCAGGCCGAGCCTCCAATTGCCCATATGCCGCGCAGATGGAGATCGCCAAAATGTTTCTGGCGCCAAGTTCCCAGACGGTAGAGCATGACCAGGTCGTCTGTGACGATGCCGTGTATCGCGTAGGCGGCAATCGCGATTGCACAAAGATACCCGATAAACTTGCGCAGTTCAGTTGGCAGAGGCCGCAAACAGCTTCTCCCATTGCTGGGCATGACCGCTGGCGCGCGCTGCGTCGTCCCATTCCAGCTTCGAGCATTTGCGAAGGGTCTGGCAGTTGTCAGGATCGCTGGCCATGCACATCGTGCCCTTGCCATCGGCCAGTTTGAACGTCGCCTTGTCCGAAGGATCGGCCGCCAGCGAATGCGCCGCGCCCTCGAACACGTCGCATGTCATGCCGGCCTTGCAGCGCATGAACTGGCGGGGCTCAAGCAGTTGGTCTTCACCGCCGGCAAGATATTCGACGAGCCCGTCCGGGTGGATGATATAGGGGCTGGTCGAACAAATGAGGTGCATCACATCCGGAGTGGCGTCGACGTCATCGGGTGGCCCGAAGGCCCACATGCCGGCCATTCCGTCCGCCAGGTGAATGGCATCTTGCTGCTGCTGCAACGTATAGACGACGCCCATCGTGCCGTGCGGTCTCACCACGATCCTTGCATCGTCAATGAAGCCGACGCCGTAGCCTTCGGAGAGACTGTTCAGCTTGACGATCTGCTTCCCGGAACCCGCGTCCCAGATACGCACATATTCGTCCGACGCGCCTGTGGCGATACGGGCGCCATCCGGGCTGAAGGCTGCGGACAGCACTTTTTCCACGCCGGCTTCCTTCAACGTAACGATCTCTATGCCGCTGGCGGCGTCGAAGACATGCGCCGCACCGTCGTCCGCGCCGGTCACGATACGCTTGCCGTCACGGTCGAACGCCGCGGCTTCCACGTCAGCCTGGTGCCGCAGTGCCGCGATCTCGTGTCCACTCGCGGCGTCCCAGACCCGCACGGTCTGATCCCGCCCGATCGTCAGGATGCGCGTTCCATCCGGACTGAAGCTGACGTTGTCGATGGCTTTCTCATGTCCTTCCAGCTTGGCGATCTTCTTGCCGGCGGCAACGTCCCACACGACCACGGTCTTGTCTTCCGCGGCCGTGGCGACAAGCCTACCGTCGGGACTAAAGCCGGCATCGGTCAACGCAGCGGAATGTCCATCCAGGATGGCGGCCTGTCGCGGGCCTTCGATCCGCCAGACCGCCGCCGTGTGATCTTGCCTAAGCACGACGATGGACTGGCCGTCCGGGCTGAACGGCTCTCGGGGAAGGCCAAAGATGAGAGTCTGCGCATCCCGGGGGATCGCCGCCAATTCCTTTGAGTAATCGGCGACATTCCAGAAGCGCAACGCGTCCGCGGTCGCCACCATCAACACCGATCCGTTCGGACTCCAGGCTACGGAGGAGGCCTTGCCCTTCAATTCGGCCACCTGCTTGCCGTCCAACGTATCGAAGATGATCGTACCGGCGTCGGTGGCGAGTGCGACACGGTCTCCAGCCGGGCTGAAGCGGACGGCATAGACTGTCTCATCCACACTGAACACACGCGATGCATAGATTTCGGCGGCGTTCACGCGGCTTGTGGCGATCGCCGCGCCCAGACATAGGATAGCGGCAGCCAAGACCAGTCCGCAAAGAGTACGCATGTCTTATTGGCCTCCTGCTGTCTCGTCAGGCTGCTCAATTGCCCGCCGGGAGCGATTGCCACTCGCAATGTAGCATAGCCGGCCTTCATGGTCCCGCGCCACCATCATCTGGTAGTAGTCGTCGGGATCGCGGCCCGGATTGTTAATGCGATGGTTTCCCTCCTGGATTCATTGGCCAACCTTTTGGCGGCGCCAACCTTTTGCGCGGTTGGGCGTTGTCCCTGCGAAGGCAAGGCCGCCGCGGGTGGCCATCGCAGAAAAGGAGGCCGAGATGAAACCTCTCACTATCGCGTCGCTGATGCTGGCCCTGGCCGTACCTGCGGCCGCGCAGACGCAGCAGAATCCGGCGCAGCAGGCCGACAAATGCCGGATACAGACGGATCAAGGCGGCAAGCAGCAGTCCGGCAACGGCAATCTGACCGAAAAGCTCAACGATTGCGGCGGGGTGCTGAAGCCGCCGGCCACCGGCGATCAGGGCATGGCCGCGCCGGCGCCCGACGAAGGCAAGACACCGGTGATCAAGCCGGGCGAAGTTCCGGCACAGCCGCCGAAGCAATAAAGGACATTACGCGGCATTGTCACCGGGCAACGGAACCTCGCCCTGCGCGAAACGTTTTGTTTACGAATTGAATTCGTAAAAGGATGGGACCGTGAGAGACATTGCCAGCACCGCCACGTTTCTTGCCTCTATCGCCATCGTCATCGTCTTGATGTTCATGGCACCGAAGAGTTTCGGCTTCGATACTTCCCGTCCGATCGTGAACGGCGATCTGCCGACGAAATAGCTGGCAGCGGTTCAGAAAAAAAGCAGGCGAGAATCTCGCCTGCTTTTTGTTTGGTGAGAAGCCGAAATGCCATCCTTCCGGAAACAATAACTGTCTCTTGGCTGGGCTTCAGCGAACCAGCACGCCGGCGTGATCGCAAAGGGCCGTGAAGGCCTCCTGCGCCTGCGCTGCGGCGTCCTTGTTTTCCAGCGCCGCCTCGATCTTCTCTCGCGCCGCCTGGTAGAAAGGGCCGCGGCTGGCATGCGGCCAGTCGATCAGGATTTCACTGGCGTCCTGAAGCGTCGCCACCTCGCGGATTGTGTCGGCGCCATGCGGCTTGATCCGCATCGGTGTCGACAGCATTACATCAGCCATTGTCTTTCCCGCTATTGATGTGGGCCCGCTATTGGAGGAGGTAGGCCCACTATTGGAGGATGTGGGCTTCGCGTGCGGCGTCGATCATCGCCCGCATCGCTTTTTCCGGCGGTGTCCAGCCATCCAGCGCGTCGCGGCAGCTGCGCAACGCCGCCCGGTATTGCCGGCCCTGGCCGGCGGGCCAGTCGCCGAGGCATTCCAGGCCCTCCCAGGCGCTGCGCACCACGCGCTCGCGCTCGGAGGCGAATTTCAGGCGGATCGGTCGGGGGAACATCTTGTCGTTCAACTGAAGTCTCCGTGGCATGTCGCCCGACAGCGAGCAGCGCTTGTGCAACAACGCCACTCACAAGGGGCGCCGGATAACGTAGCCGTGAGGGGAGGGTTCCAGCCCCGAACGACGAAATTTCAGTCGTGCGCGACGGCGTCCGACAAAGGTCTCGGCGCCGGCTGATCGGCAGCTTCCGGAGTTTGCAGGTCATCGGGCCGGTCATGCTCGAACTGTTCGGTGCCGGGCAAGGCATGCAGCCAGGCCTCGCGGCGGGTGATCCACAATTCGTATTGCGGCTCCAGGTCGGTCGGCGCGACATCGAGGCTGCCGAGCATCACCTCGACCTCGGTGTCGCCGACCCACGCGACACGGCTGCCGCAGGTCGGGCAGAAGCTGCGCGTGCCGTAGCTGGCGACTTCGCCCGATGTCTTGAAGACGTCGCGTGGCCAGATGGCGAAGGCCGAATAGACCGAGCCGCCCGCCTTGCGGCAGTCCTTGCAGTGGCAAAGACCAACCCGCGTCGGCTGGCCGGTGACGACGAAATGCACGCCGCCGCACAGGCAACTGCCGGTCCTGCGTATGGTGTCGGACATGGTTGCAGCCTCCCTCAGTCTGGCTTTCGTCAGTCTGGCACGCTACGGGCCGGGCGGGACAGAGGCTCGTCGGCCATTTCGTTCACCCGCACCGCCAAGCCCGGTCGACCCTTCAACGCCCATGCCGGCGAAATGGTTGCGGCGCGCCACCGCCGTCTAAAGCGCGTCGCGTCGCGGCGGATTCATGCGACGCGCTTTAGGTCTTTGTTTTTATGCATGTCGTCCCCCCAAAACCGAGGTCACTTTTGGGCTACATGCATTAGCCGCGCGCGGCCATGTGGTTGTCGAGCTTCTTGCGCGACGGGCCGTAGCGCTTGATGATGGTCTGGGCCTCGCTCTGCGGGATGCCGTATTTGCGCGCGAAGGCGGCGACCTCATAGGTCTCCTCGCTTGAAACCAGCTTGCGGTCCTGTTTGATCTTCGATTTGTCGTCGGGCATGGCGTGCCTCACTTTCTGTCAGCCGCACGGTGGCGCGGACACCGGTATATGGGATGCCGCGATCAGACATAACAGAGATTTGTGCTGCCGGTTCCACGGCAAGCGGCGGGCGGGCCGAACAAGGCCTGGATGGCAAGCTGCCGATTCAGGCCGATGGCCGGGTCGCGTCGGCGCCGTGCTGGTCGGTGGCGCCGCAATCGGCGCAAGGCGCGCTGGCGCCAGGACAGCCGCGGTTATGCGTGCCGGCGGGGCAGCAAAGGCCGTTGGAGCTTGTCCAGCGCGGGCATTGGAAAACCTGCCCGGTGCCGCCGCAGCCGCTACATTCCAGAACCGATGACTGAACCAGATAGGACTTCGTCCCGAACCTTACGCTCGCGCCCACAACGCAACCCACCCCAATAGCAGCACCCGACATGCCTGTGCATTAGCCCCGGCTTAAAAGTAGCACGTTGCCGGTTACGAACAAGTTTCTTGATCATTAATTGTTCGTGAATGCCGCACGGCAGGTCAGACGCGCCGGGCTTGCCCCTCTTGCCTCAGGTCGGCCCCAGCCGCTTGGCGGTGAGACAGATGAGGGCCGAAGCGGCCTGGCCGCTCCCGGCCGGCGGCTTCGACTGGCGCGGAAGGAGTGCGCAGCGCCAACGATCCAGACCATGACCCCGAACCCGCGGTTCGGCAGGGATCATGCTCTTGGTTCAAAGAGCTCGACGACGTTGCCGGACGGGTCTTCGCAAAGGATCTGGCGGCCGCCCGGGCCGTCGACAATCTCGTTGCGAAACGGCACGCCGGCCTCGCGCATCCGGGCGGCGAGCGCCGGCAGGTCCTGCACCTGCAGCACGATGCGGTTCCAGCCGCCCAGCTCGGGCGTGCGGCCATCCGGCATCGGCCTTGCCGCCGTGCCATCGGGCCGGCAAGCCAGAACGTCAGGTCGTCGCGCTTGAGGATGGCCATCGCTGGACCGAACTGCTGTTGCAGCACGAAATCCAGATGCGTGGTGTAAAATGCTATCGCCAACTCGACATCGTTGACGAGATACCGGACCGTCGCCATCCGCTGGCTCTCCTCATAAAACATCACGCACCCCTTGCGATGAATAGCCTCCGGGGCAGGCGGCGGCAAGCTTGGAGCCCCGGCACGGCGTCCTGTCCGCGACCGCCAAGGCCGGTGCCGGCATCCGGCGCGGCAGCGCTTGCGGACAAAAAATTTCAGGCCGGTGTCGGAACCGCACAGGGTCGCTCGTCCTTGGGTCGAAAGCCATCAAAAACCCTGGAGAGACAGCATGCCGGACATCACTCAATCGCCGTGGCAGACCGCGGCCCTACTCATTGCCCGCCTGATCTTTGCCGCCGTCTTCCTGATGGCGGTGACGTTCAAGTTTATGGGCATGGGCGATACCGCTAGCTTCATCGCCGCCGCAGGCTTTCCCTTCCCGCTCTTCCTCGCCTGGTGCGCGGCGATCCTGGAGGTGGCGCTGGTGCTGTGTTTCCTGAGCGGCGCCTTCTTCACCCAGGCGGCCCTGGTCGCCGCGGCCTATGTGCTGTTCCTGGGATTCTCTTTCCACGGCCCCGGCCACTGGGCCGGCAACCAGGCCGAGTTCGGCTTCTTCGTCGACCATTTTTCGTTCATGGCCGGCCTGCTGTTCGCCGCCGTGCACGGGCCGGGCAGGGTGCTGGCGCTGAACCTGGGCTGGCCGGGCAGGGCTTGAGGCGCGCCCCTACAGCTGGTCGTTGTAGGGTTCCTTCATCTTGCCGACCAGGCGGGCCAGTTTCGAGAAAGAGGGCATGTCGGCCTCGGGCTGGCACTGGTTGGCGAGTTCCAGCAGCCGGATCGGGAAATTGACGGCGTCGCGGCTGGAGGCCGACATGCCGCCGGATCGCTCCTCACCGGTTTCGCCGGCCTCGGCCTTGCGCAACGCGATGTCGATCTCCTGCGATGTCAGTATACCTTTTCGGACCAGGACGTGGTTGATCGAGGCGACGGCCATCAGCAGGCCTTCGAGTTGCAGATTGGCGACGTTCATGGTGCTCTCCCTCCATTGACCAAAGGTGAAACGCACCAGCGGCGTTTCC from Mesorhizobium sp. NZP2077 encodes the following:
- a CDS encoding WD40 repeat domain-containing protein, producing MRTLCGLVLAAAILCLGAAIATSRVNAAEIYASRVFSVDETVYAVRFSPAGDRVALATDAGTIIFDTLDGKQVAELKGKASSVAWSPNGSVLMVATADALRFWNVADYSKELAAIPRDAQTLIFGLPREPFSPDGQSIVVLRQDHTAAVWRIEGPRQAAILDGHSAALTDAGFSPDGRLVATAAEDKTVVVWDVAAGKKIAKLEGHEKAIDNVSFSPDGTRILTIGRDQTVRVWDAASGHEIAALRHQADVEAAAFDRDGKRIVTGADDGAAHVFDAASGIEIVTLKEAGVEKVLSAAFSPDGARIATGASDEYVRIWDAGSGKQIVKLNSLSEGYGVGFIDDARIVVRPHGTMGVVYTLQQQQDAIHLADGMAGMWAFGPPDDVDATPDVMHLICSTSPYIIHPDGLVEYLAGGEDQLLEPRQFMRCKAGMTCDVFEGAAHSLAADPSDKATFKLADGKGTMCMASDPDNCQTLRKCSKLEWDDAARASGHAQQWEKLFAASAN
- a CDS encoding DUF3606 domain-containing protein → MPDDKSKIKQDRKLVSSEETYEVAAFARKYGIPQSEAQTIIKRYGPSRKKLDNHMAARG
- a CDS encoding DUF982 domain-containing protein, whose translation is MADVMLSTPMRIKPHGADTIREVATLQDASEILIDWPHASRGPFYQAAREKIEAALENKDAAAQAQEAFTALCDHAGVLVR
- a CDS encoding DUF982 domain-containing protein, whose amino-acid sequence is MNDKMFPRPIRLKFASERERVVRSAWEGLECLGDWPAGQGRQYRAALRSCRDALDGWTPPEKAMRAMIDAAREAHILQ
- a CDS encoding DoxX family protein, whose protein sequence is MPDITQSPWQTAALLIARLIFAAVFLMAVTFKFMGMGDTASFIAAAGFPFPLFLAWCAAILEVALVLCFLSGAFFTQAALVAAAYVLFLGFSFHGPGHWAGNQAEFGFFVDHFSFMAGLLFAAVHGPGRVLALNLGWPGRA
- a CDS encoding GFA family protein, translated to MSDTIRRTGSCLCGGVHFVVTGQPTRVGLCHCKDCRKAGGSVYSAFAIWPRDVFKTSGEVASYGTRSFCPTCGSRVAWVGDTEVEVMLGSLDVAPTDLEPQYELWITRREAWLHALPGTEQFEHDRPDDLQTPEAADQPAPRPLSDAVAHD